A portion of the Desulfovibrio oxyclinae DSM 11498 genome contains these proteins:
- the trpA gene encoding tryptophan synthase subunit alpha, with translation MMTSILTKRIREANAQGRTALIPFLPAGFPDLDRFWTELEALDNAGASVIEIGMPFSDPVADGPAVEAASLHSLELGVNLDYILDGLIERKGRFNAGLLLMGYLNPVLQYGPKRFAKRCEQAGVSGLIIADMPADESTELRETLDAHGVSLIPLVGLNTGPERMKLYAECGNGFCYFVSVLGTTGQRDELPAEVLQKLQEAKAAFDIPIALGFGIHKPEQLEELQGLADAAVFGSALINHINEGGTCTSFMERWK, from the coding sequence ATCATGACTTCAATTCTGACCAAGCGCATCCGGGAGGCCAACGCACAGGGCCGCACCGCTCTGATCCCCTTTCTCCCCGCCGGATTCCCGGACCTCGACCGCTTCTGGACCGAGCTGGAAGCGCTGGACAACGCCGGAGCGTCCGTCATCGAAATAGGTATGCCCTTCTCCGATCCGGTCGCTGACGGCCCCGCCGTGGAAGCCGCCTCCCTGCACTCGCTGGAACTGGGCGTAAACCTCGACTACATCCTCGACGGTCTCATTGAACGCAAAGGCCGCTTCAATGCCGGGCTGCTGCTCATGGGTTATCTGAATCCCGTCCTCCAATACGGCCCGAAACGCTTCGCCAAACGCTGCGAACAGGCAGGGGTCAGCGGCCTGATCATCGCCGACATGCCAGCCGACGAGTCCACCGAACTGCGCGAGACCCTTGATGCACACGGCGTGTCGCTCATTCCCCTCGTAGGACTCAACACCGGCCCCGAACGCATGAAACTCTACGCCGAATGCGGCAACGGCTTCTGCTACTTCGTCTCCGTTCTCGGCACTACCGGCCAACGCGACGAACTGCCCGCAGAGGTTCTACAAAAACTGCAAGAAGCCAAAGCCGCTTTCGATATTCCCATCGCACTCGGCTTCGGCATCCACAAACCCGAACAACTCGAAGAGTTGCAGGGACTCGCCGACGCCGCCGTGTTCGGATCTGCCCTTATCAACCACATCAACGAAGGCGGAACCTGCACATCATTCATGGAGCGCTGGAAATAA